From the Bacillus tuaregi genome, one window contains:
- a CDS encoding diaminopimelate epimerase: protein MQFTKMNCLGSSFVLFNLLEDSLDQVDFPGLAKRVSDVTIGIGSDGMILIGPSHRADFKMRVFNKDGIEADTCLNGLRCVAAYLYDTMYADTPAFTIETSAGGIGVKVDIGKKRKAKSVLVWDKRKRAWTKGEVSYVCYGELEKLKT, encoded by the coding sequence ATGCAGTTTACAAAAATGAACTGCCTCGGGAGCTCATTTGTCCTATTTAATCTTTTAGAAGACTCGCTCGATCAGGTTGATTTCCCGGGATTGGCGAAACGGGTTTCAGATGTAACGATTGGAATTGGCAGTGATGGGATGATCTTGATTGGTCCTTCCCATCGGGCCGATTTTAAAATGAGAGTCTTTAATAAAGACGGGATTGAAGCAGACACTTGCCTAAATGGCTTACGCTGTGTAGCGGCCTATCTCTATGACACGATGTATGCTGATACACCAGCCTTCACGATTGAGACATCAGCTGGAGGGATAGGCGTGAAGGTAGACATAGGTAAAAAGCGAAAGGCGAAAAGCGTACTAGTATGGGATAAACGTAAACGTGCCTGGACAAAAGGAGAGGTCAGTTATGTTTGTTATGGAGAATTAGAGAAGCTGAAAACGTAA
- the glnA gene encoding type I glutamate--ammonia ligase, whose product MAKYTKDDVRRMCEEQNVKYIRLQFTDILGVIKNVEIPISQLEKAIDNKIMFDGSSIEGFVRIEESDMYLYPDLDTFVVFPWTAEKGKVARFICDIYKPDGTPFDGDPRSNLKRVLKEMEALGFSDFNLGPEPEFFLFKLDEKGEPTLELNDNGGYFDLAPTDLGENCRRDIVLELEEMGFEIEASHHEVAPGQHEIDFKYADAITACDNIQTFKLVVKTIARKHGLHATFMPKPLFGVNGSGMHSNLSLFKDGENAFFDPKADLQLSETARQFIAGIVKHAEAFTAITNPTVNSYKRLVPGYEAPCYVAWSTSNRSPLIRIPASRGLSTRIEVRSVDPSANPYLALAVLLKAGLDGVKNQLAAPAPVDRNIYAMNKEERLAEGVSDLPATLAQALELLKQNEVIVSALGEHIFEHFIEAKEIEWDMFRTQVHPWERDQYMSVY is encoded by the coding sequence ATGGCAAAGTATACAAAAGATGATGTGAGACGTATGTGTGAGGAGCAAAATGTAAAATATATCCGCCTTCAATTTACAGATATTTTAGGTGTAATCAAAAATGTCGAAATTCCAATCAGCCAGCTAGAAAAAGCGATTGATAATAAAATTATGTTCGATGGTTCCTCTATCGAAGGCTTTGTGCGGATTGAGGAATCAGATATGTACCTATACCCAGACCTTGATACCTTCGTTGTCTTCCCTTGGACAGCTGAAAAAGGAAAAGTGGCTCGCTTTATTTGTGATATTTATAAGCCTGATGGTACTCCATTCGATGGCGATCCGCGCAGTAATTTAAAGCGAGTATTAAAGGAAATGGAAGCCCTCGGATTTTCCGACTTCAACCTTGGACCTGAGCCTGAATTCTTCCTCTTCAAGCTGGATGAAAAGGGAGAACCAACGTTAGAGCTGAATGACAATGGCGGCTACTTTGATTTAGCCCCTACCGACCTTGGCGAAAACTGCCGTCGTGATATCGTGCTTGAGCTTGAGGAAATGGGCTTTGAAATCGAAGCCTCTCACCATGAGGTGGCTCCGGGACAGCATGAGATTGACTTTAAATATGCCGATGCCATTACAGCCTGCGACAACATCCAAACCTTTAAATTAGTCGTTAAAACGATTGCACGTAAGCATGGTTTACATGCGACCTTTATGCCAAAGCCATTATTTGGTGTCAACGGCTCTGGTATGCACAGTAATTTATCCTTATTCAAGGATGGCGAAAATGCCTTCTTTGATCCAAAGGCAGATTTACAGCTGAGTGAAACCGCTCGTCAATTTATTGCCGGTATCGTCAAGCATGCGGAAGCCTTCACCGCGATAACCAACCCGACAGTCAACTCTTATAAGCGTCTCGTTCCGGGATACGAAGCACCATGCTATGTAGCTTGGTCCACAAGCAATCGTTCGCCGTTAATTCGGATTCCAGCCTCCCGTGGTCTAAGTACTCGTATCGAAGTACGTAGTGTGGATCCATCGGCAAACCCTTATTTAGCCTTAGCGGTTCTTTTAAAAGCAGGTCTTGATGGTGTAAAGAATCAATTAGCTGCTCCTGCACCAGTTGACCGTAATATCTATGCCATGAATAAAGAGGAGCGTCTTGCAGAAGGAGTTTCTGACCTTCCGGCAACATTAGCACAGGCGCTTGAGCTATTAAAGCAAAATGAAGTGATAGTCTCTGCTCTCGGTGAGCATATCTTCGAACACTTCATTGAAGCAAAGGAAATTGAATGGGATATGTTCCGCACCCAGGTTCATCCATGGGAACGTGATCAGTATATGAGTGTCTATTAA